The nucleotide window GAAGAAGCAGAGGAGGAAGAACGATGAATCCCGCCCTCACCATCGCCAGGAAAGAATACGGCCTGTCCCTGCGCTCGCTCGGCACCTACATCATCTTTGCCATCTACCTGCTGGCCGTGGGGCTGTTCTTTTCCCTCACGGCACTCAGATTGCGGCTGGCTGAAATGCGGGGCATTTTCGCGACCATGCATCTGCTCTTTCTTTTCTATATCCCCGCCATCACCATGGGCAGCATCGCCAAAGAGCGCAGCAACGGGACTTTGGAACTGATCTCCACCCTGCCGGTCAAGCTGGGGCACATCGTCTGGGGCAAGTTCCTGGCGGCCTGGATGCTGTTGGGCACCCTGCTGGGTTTCACTTTGGTGTTCTTGGTCCTGATCCTGGTCTTTGGCATGGGGATTGACCTCGGTGCCGTGGCCACGGGCTATCTGGGCCTGCTGTTTAGCGGCGCGGCTTTCATCGCCATCGGGACCTTTGCCAGCAGCCTGTCTTCAAACCAGGTCCTGGCCTTTATCACGGCCCTCGCCATCTCGGGATTCCTCTATCTGCTGGGCAGCCTCGGCGAACTGATCCCCGGGCCGGTGTTTCGCCTGATCGAATATCTGGGCTTCGATTTCCACCTGCAAAACTTCCTCAAGGGAGTGCTGGACACCCGCGACCTGCTCTATTTCGCCGCGGTCACCTATATCTTCATCCTGCTGGCCGAATTGCGCCTGCAGGGGCAAAACATGATGCAGGAGCGCTAAGATGGCCAGACAGGGACAAATTTTGGGAACTTACACGGCCAAGATCGCCATCGCCATCCTGGTCTTGGTGGTGGGCAGCTTTCTCTATCTGCGTTTCGATGCCAGCAAAAACAAGGCCTATTCCCTTTCCGCCCAAACCAAACATACCCTGCGCGGAATGGAAGACAGGGTGGTGGTGAAAGTATTTGCCTCCCAGGACCTTACGCCAGAACTGAGTAACCTCAACCGCCTCACGAAGGATATGCTCGCGGAATTTGAACGGCAGTCCAGAGGCCGTTTCTATTACGAGTATGTGCGCGCCAGAAGCAACGATGACCTGATCGATCAGGCCCGCGAGAACAACATCCAGCCCTACATGGTGGTGACGATGGAAAACGACCGGCAGGTCAGCAAAGCGGTCGTGCTCGGCCTCAGTTTTGAGGGCAGCGGCAGGTTTTCCTCGATGTATTTGCGGCCCGGCATGGAAAGCATGCTGGAATACCAGGTCCTCAAGCAAGTGAACAAGATCCAGGACAGATTGTTGCCTGAGCTGACGGTCTTTGCCGATTCCCTGGCCCTGATGTTCCAATACAACACAAATCCGGACGAGACGGCCACTTTCTTCCTTGAATTGATGGAAAATTACCGGGTCATCCACACCGATCTGATGACCGCGCCCAAATTCACGCCCGTGATGCTCTGCCTGGGCGTAGTGAAGGACTTGGAGCTTGAACAGCTATACCACCTGGACCAATATATCATGCAGGGCGGCAGGGTGGTCATGGCCCAGGACCGGGTGGCGGTTTTCAACACGCCTCAGGGCACGGCGGTGGTGGAGATCGAGAGCAATTTGTTCCGGCTGCTGGAGCATTACGGGGTCATGATCAAGCCCAACATTGTTCTGGACCGGGAATGCGAGGTTCGCCGGGGCTCCGGTTTGGGCACCCAGACGCCCTATCCCTTTTTCCCGCTCATCCGCCCCAACCCCAACTATGCCTACACCAAAGGCTTTGACAACATCTACTTCTATTTTGCCTCGGAGATCGTTTCCCTGCCCGGCTCACAGCTCAATTTCGAGCCTGTCCTGCAGAGTTCCGATCGGTCCAACACCCTGCTGGGGCCTGTCTTCCAGATCGAGGAAGCCATCAACCGGGGCCTCGACCCGGGATATCTGAATCTGCCCCCGGTCACTGTAGCGGCCGAGGTTTCGGGTACTTTCCGCAGCTTCTTCACTGAAGCACTCACAGACAGCACCTTCCATCCCACCAGTTCTGAGGCCCGGCTGATCATCTTCGGCGATAGCGAACTGCCCATGGATTTCGGCGCCGGGGCCTTCATCGTCCTCAACGCCATCGATCATCTGCTGGAGCGGCCGGACATGCTCAAACTGCGCTCGCCCCGCAAAAGCCAGAACATTCTGGGAGTGGACGTATTCATGGCCAGGCAAGGCCTGAATCCAGCGGATCCGGAAAAGACAGCTGGCAACCTGACCACGCTGTTCAAGCTGGCGGCCATCCTCCTTCCCACGC belongs to Candidatus Syntrophosphaera sp. and includes:
- a CDS encoding ABC transporter permease subunit translates to MNPALTIARKEYGLSLRSLGTYIIFAIYLLAVGLFFSLTALRLRLAEMRGIFATMHLLFLFYIPAITMGSIAKERSNGTLELISTLPVKLGHIVWGKFLAAWMLLGTLLGFTLVFLVLILVFGMGIDLGAVATGYLGLLFSGAAFIAIGTFASSLSSNQVLAFITALAISGFLYLLGSLGELIPGPVFRLIEYLGFDFHLQNFLKGVLDTRDLLYFAAVTYIFILLAELRLQGQNMMQER
- a CDS encoding GldG family protein yields the protein MARQGQILGTYTAKIAIAILVLVVGSFLYLRFDASKNKAYSLSAQTKHTLRGMEDRVVVKVFASQDLTPELSNLNRLTKDMLAEFERQSRGRFYYEYVRARSNDDLIDQARENNIQPYMVVTMENDRQVSKAVVLGLSFEGSGRFSSMYLRPGMESMLEYQVLKQVNKIQDRLLPELTVFADSLALMFQYNTNPDETATFFLELMENYRVIHTDLMTAPKFTPVMLCLGVVKDLELEQLYHLDQYIMQGGRVVMAQDRVAVFNTPQGTAVVEIESNLFRLLEHYGVMIKPNIVLDRECEVRRGSGLGTQTPYPFFPLIRPNPNYAYTKGFDNIYFYFASEIVSLPGSQLNFEPVLQSSDRSNTLLGPVFQIEEAINRGLDPGYLNLPPVTVAAEVSGTFRSFFTEALTDSTFHPTSSEARLIIFGDSELPMDFGAGAFIVLNAIDHLLERPDMLKLRSPRKSQNILGVDVFMARQGLNPADPEKTAGNLTTLFKLAAILLPTLLLALLGIILALGRSSRAKA